A single Tuberibacillus sp. Marseille-P3662 DNA region contains:
- a CDS encoding LTA synthase family protein has translation MNWLTKVKNALLDRKLLFFYTAVVLLWLKSYIVYQIEFNLGIENTLQKFLLLINPISSALFFLGIALFFKGRKRYWAIIVIDFVMSFLLYANVAYYRFFNDFITLPTIMHPNDAGELKDSAFALMHGADIFYFLDTIILILLVVFRSVQPHQTAPIKKRKIGLVFASAIIIFAANLGFAEADRPQLLTRSFDRTYLVKYLGQYNYQLYDAVTSVKSSTQRALASSNDLTEVKNFVDANQTKPSKQYFGAAKDMNVVYISMESLQNFVIGKKIKGQEVTPFLNHLTHDQNTFYFDNFFHQVGQGKTSDAEFMMANSLYPLPSGAVSMQKAQNTYQAQPAILNQNGYTTASFHGNSKTFWNRDQMYKSFGIQKFFDSSYYDMSDENVINYGMKDKPFFKQSMPYLKDLKEPFEAKFLTLSNHFPFELDKGDVNFPSAGTNDSVVNGYFQTAHYMDQALKQFFGYLKESGLYDHTVVVMYGDHYGISTNHNQAMKQVTGDPITPYKNAQLQRVPLFIHVPGVKGNVVHQYGGEVDVRPTVLHLLGLKTNDYISLGSDLLSPDHQEIVPFRNGNFVTPNYTSIDDKCYENPTGKVVDKQQCQPAGKVARDELKFSDKIVYGDLLRFYDLKGFTPVNPDDYDYTRDKKADNK, from the coding sequence TTGAATTGGTTAACTAAAGTAAAAAATGCTTTATTGGATCGTAAATTGCTGTTTTTCTACACAGCTGTTGTTTTACTCTGGTTAAAATCTTATATTGTCTATCAAATTGAATTTAACTTAGGTATTGAGAATACCCTTCAAAAATTTCTTTTATTGATTAATCCGATCAGCTCGGCATTATTTTTCTTAGGAATAGCTTTATTTTTCAAAGGTAGAAAGCGATATTGGGCGATTATTGTTATTGACTTTGTCATGTCGTTTTTATTATATGCCAATGTTGCTTATTATCGTTTTTTCAATGACTTCATTACGCTACCGACGATCATGCATCCTAATGATGCGGGTGAGCTAAAGGATAGTGCCTTTGCACTTATGCATGGAGCAGATATTTTCTATTTCTTGGATACAATCATTCTCATATTGTTGGTTGTTTTCCGTTCCGTTCAACCTCACCAAACTGCTCCTATAAAAAAACGCAAAATCGGATTGGTGTTTGCCTCCGCTATCATTATTTTTGCAGCAAACCTAGGTTTTGCTGAAGCGGACCGCCCGCAATTATTGACGCGTTCATTTGACCGGACTTATTTGGTCAAATATCTAGGTCAATATAATTATCAGTTGTATGATGCGGTGACGAGTGTTAAATCATCAACTCAACGTGCGTTGGCAAGTAGTAATGATTTGACCGAAGTCAAAAACTTTGTGGATGCTAATCAAACGAAACCATCTAAGCAATATTTTGGCGCCGCCAAAGATATGAATGTGGTATATATCTCGATGGAATCGTTGCAGAACTTTGTTATAGGTAAAAAAATTAAGGGTCAAGAGGTTACACCGTTCTTAAATCATCTTACCCATGACCAGAACACATTTTATTTTGATAACTTTTTCCATCAAGTGGGACAAGGAAAAACATCTGATGCTGAGTTTATGATGGCCAATTCATTATATCCTTTGCCGAGCGGTGCGGTGTCGATGCAAAAAGCACAAAATACGTACCAAGCTCAACCGGCCATTCTGAATCAAAATGGGTATACGACGGCATCGTTCCACGGTAACTCCAAAACATTCTGGAACCGTGATCAAATGTATAAGTCATTTGGTATTCAAAAGTTCTTTGATTCAAGTTATTACGATATGAGTGACGAGAATGTTATTAATTATGGAATGAAGGATAAACCGTTCTTTAAACAATCCATGCCTTATTTGAAAGATTTAAAAGAACCGTTTGAAGCTAAATTTTTAACATTGTCAAATCACTTTCCATTCGAGTTGGATAAGGGTGACGTCAATTTCCCTTCTGCCGGGACAAATGACAGTGTTGTTAATGGGTATTTCCAGACGGCCCACTATATGGATCAAGCTTTAAAACAGTTCTTCGGTTATTTAAAAGAATCAGGCTTGTATGATCATACGGTTGTGGTGATGTATGGTGATCACTATGGGATTTCAACGAATCACAACCAAGCCATGAAACAAGTGACGGGTGATCCGATCACCCCATATAAAAATGCCCAATTGCAGCGTGTACCCCTATTCATACACGTACCGGGTGTGAAAGGGAATGTTGTTCACCAATATGGTGGTGAAGTTGACGTTCGTCCGACGGTGCTTCATCTATTAGGTCTTAAGACCAATGATTATATTTCTTTAGGTTCAGACTTGTTATCACCTGATCACCAAGAAATCGTGCCGTTCCGTAATGGTAACTTTGTTACCCCTAACTACACATCGATTGATGATAAGTGTTATGAGAATCCGACAGGTAAAGTCGTCGATAAGCAGCAATGTCAGCCAGCTGGGAAGGTTGCCCGTGATGAACTGAAATTCTCTGATAAAATTGTCTACGGTGACTTACTTCGCTTCTATGATCTAAAAGGTTTTACACCGGTCAATCCGGATGACTATGATTATACAAGAGATAAAAAAGCAGATAATAAATAA
- the rarD gene encoding EamA family transporter RarD yields the protein MKTNQSNDPLIGALAAVGAYTLWGVMPIYWKLIDAASAQEVLGHRIVWSFVFMIVVLLVSGKLKRFFTDLRAIVKTPKKLLIITGASIVISINWYTYIWAVGHDHVVQASLGYYINPLISVLLGVLFLKEKLSFWQIISFVLAFIGVLMMTIQVGVFPWVALMLAMSFGLYGLLKKLVKMGAMTGLTIETLIMTPVALLYLFYIDTNGGGAFTFTEPKVALLLIGAGIITAVPLLLFATGANRISLAMVGFFQYIAPTIMLILGIILYHEPFNHDRLLSFILIWVSLILFSLSRTRWLVRLENKLFRKHSNSYAK from the coding sequence GTGAAGACGAACCAATCCAATGACCCACTCATCGGCGCACTAGCAGCCGTCGGCGCTTATACCCTATGGGGAGTTATGCCGATTTACTGGAAATTAATCGATGCAGCATCTGCTCAGGAAGTACTCGGACACCGTATTGTTTGGTCCTTTGTCTTTATGATCGTTGTTCTACTTGTTAGTGGAAAACTGAAGCGTTTCTTTACTGACCTTCGAGCCATAGTCAAAACACCTAAAAAGCTGCTCATCATCACTGGAGCATCCATTGTGATCAGCATCAATTGGTATACTTATATTTGGGCTGTTGGCCATGATCACGTTGTTCAGGCAAGTCTTGGATATTATATTAATCCACTGATCAGCGTTCTATTGGGGGTATTATTTTTAAAAGAAAAGCTATCATTCTGGCAAATCATATCCTTTGTATTAGCTTTTATCGGAGTATTGATGATGACCATACAAGTCGGGGTCTTTCCTTGGGTTGCCCTTATGCTGGCCATGAGCTTCGGGCTTTATGGTCTATTGAAAAAACTTGTCAAAATGGGAGCAATGACAGGCTTAACGATCGAAACATTAATTATGACACCCGTTGCCTTATTGTACCTATTTTACATTGATACCAACGGAGGCGGTGCATTTACGTTCACTGAACCTAAGGTGGCGTTGTTATTAATTGGAGCAGGTATTATCACGGCGGTCCCTTTACTCCTATTTGCTACCGGAGCTAATCGTATTTCACTCGCGATGGTCGGATTTTTCCAATACATTGCCCCTACCATCATGCTTATTCTCGGGATTATCCTATATCACGAGCCGTTTAACCATGATCGATTGCTTTCTTTTATATTAATATGGGTATCACTGATCCTGTTCAGCCTTTCCCGGACAAGATGGCTTGTCCGTCTTGAAAATAAGTTATTTCGAAAACATTCAAACAGCTATGCTAAGTAA
- a CDS encoding metal-dependent hydrolase → MRAVSHQNFGLLWGLISITLLQLTHWVPHHLIATSLYFLLVLIGSAIPDLDQPNSYLGRRLKIISIPLSTIFGHRRFTHSILFMILMYWIGRWTVDHTDIQFFYIKGLLIGMGSHIAGDFLTKSGVPLLFPLTKKRFRFLVTFKTGSIKEHQVTTVIFIINIFFILSFVNLI, encoded by the coding sequence GTGCGTGCAGTCAGTCATCAAAACTTCGGTCTTCTATGGGGACTCATTTCTATTACACTATTACAGCTGACCCACTGGGTGCCTCATCATTTAATAGCAACCAGCTTGTATTTTCTATTGGTCCTGATCGGTTCAGCGATACCTGATTTGGATCAACCTAATAGTTATCTTGGAAGACGACTTAAAATCATTTCGATTCCATTAAGTACTATTTTTGGTCACAGACGTTTCACCCATTCGATTTTATTTATGATTCTCATGTATTGGATTGGGAGATGGACCGTCGACCACACAGATATTCAATTCTTTTACATAAAAGGTCTTCTTATTGGTATGGGCTCACATATTGCCGGTGACTTCCTGACAAAAAGCGGTGTTCCGCTATTATTTCCATTAACAAAGAAGCGATTTCGATTTCTTGTCACTTTTAAAACAGGATCGATAAAGGAACATCAAGTAACGACGGTCATATTCATTATTAATATTTTTTTTATTTTATCGTTTGTGAATTTGATTTAG
- a CDS encoding BglG family transcription antiterminator, whose protein sequence is MYVSARERQLIEVILTHNEAIPVHDLAAQLEVSTRTVHRDLQALDTLLNAYELSLTKKSGTGVRIEGADEQKRRLLSSLDEMAGVEYTPKERRAYMLCELLDAHEPVKLHALSHDLKVTVATVSHDLDELETWLTSLGLELIRKRGYGVKVEGSERARRRALSQLLVNNIDESTFVSVVKQNLQDKVTHRQNLISNRLLGLVHEQRLRTVEAITEQLVAKFPYKIADSAFIGLTVHLALAIERLIQGEEIAFDPETLQILQASEEYAYAQELADRVEEQFNIKVPDEEIGFITMHLRGAKLRNDQAFVLEDTNMEVATKVKQLIKAMEKQTGTELSTDPSLFKGLVVHLERALYRIQQHLRIDNPLLGKVKEDYATLFILVKESMDHLFPDIDIPDAEIGFLVMHIGSVLEYQRPAQSLSALTICSSGIGSSKMLATRIRKDFPEIEQLQNASLFDLNHIDVHHFDVIISTIPLPIEESEYILVNPFLTEEDTQKIHAAMNQHQYEVKKSETLTTETQLMDGEETKADLNFFQNVKEASTVIMKVMKHFQLMAIDGKQTTHEVLLEACQSLAQKGAITTPETIVRKLKRRESQGGLGIPGTTLALYHARNDAVVEPSFTIYALEHPLTVQAMDGSSQAVHRVLLLLSPDDFSETGLELLSLISALMIESESITNDFETGTEKTIHDLLSGRFRQYLIERMQ, encoded by the coding sequence ATGTATGTATCTGCACGAGAACGACAATTGATCGAAGTGATCCTAACTCATAATGAAGCAATACCGGTTCATGATCTGGCTGCTCAATTAGAGGTGAGTACACGGACCGTTCATAGAGATTTGCAAGCTTTGGACACCTTACTAAATGCCTATGAATTGTCACTCACTAAAAAGTCAGGGACAGGCGTTCGTATTGAAGGGGCCGATGAACAAAAAAGACGGCTATTATCATCTCTTGATGAGATGGCTGGTGTGGAATACACACCAAAAGAACGTCGCGCCTATATGCTGTGTGAGCTATTGGATGCCCATGAACCGGTTAAGCTTCATGCGTTATCTCATGATTTAAAGGTGACAGTAGCAACGGTGAGTCATGATCTTGATGAACTGGAAACATGGTTGACGTCATTGGGACTTGAGTTAATTCGTAAACGTGGCTATGGTGTCAAGGTCGAAGGCAGTGAGCGGGCAAGGCGGCGAGCTTTAAGTCAACTGTTAGTCAACAATATTGATGAATCAACATTTGTCTCGGTTGTGAAACAAAATCTTCAAGATAAAGTGACGCATCGCCAAAATCTTATATCCAACCGGCTGCTGGGACTTGTTCATGAACAACGCTTACGAACAGTTGAGGCGATTACTGAACAATTGGTTGCCAAGTTCCCTTACAAAATCGCAGATAGCGCATTTATCGGATTAACTGTCCATCTTGCTTTGGCGATAGAGCGATTGATACAGGGGGAAGAGATCGCGTTTGACCCGGAAACTCTTCAAATTTTACAGGCATCGGAAGAGTATGCTTATGCCCAAGAATTAGCTGACAGGGTTGAGGAGCAATTCAACATTAAAGTGCCTGATGAAGAAATTGGCTTTATTACCATGCATTTACGAGGGGCTAAGTTACGCAACGACCAGGCTTTCGTACTTGAAGATACAAATATGGAAGTGGCGACAAAGGTCAAACAGTTAATCAAAGCGATGGAGAAACAGACGGGTACAGAATTATCAACGGACCCTTCCCTTTTCAAAGGGTTGGTTGTTCATTTGGAGCGAGCTTTATATCGAATTCAGCAGCATCTGCGCATTGATAATCCATTGCTAGGCAAAGTCAAGGAAGACTATGCAACACTGTTTATCCTTGTCAAGGAAAGTATGGATCATTTATTTCCTGATATAGATATCCCGGATGCAGAAATTGGCTTTTTGGTGATGCACATCGGTTCCGTTCTTGAGTATCAACGTCCGGCCCAATCTCTAAGCGCATTGACGATTTGTTCAAGTGGTATCGGCTCTTCTAAAATGTTAGCAACCAGAATTCGGAAAGATTTTCCGGAGATTGAACAGTTACAGAACGCTTCCTTATTTGACTTAAATCATATTGATGTCCATCATTTTGACGTTATCATATCGACGATTCCGCTTCCTATAGAAGAAAGTGAGTATATATTGGTTAATCCGTTCCTAACTGAGGAAGATACACAAAAGATTCATGCCGCGATGAACCAACATCAATATGAAGTGAAGAAAAGTGAAACGTTAACAACGGAAACGCAGCTAATGGATGGCGAGGAAACAAAGGCTGATTTGAACTTTTTTCAAAACGTTAAGGAAGCTTCAACGGTTATTATGAAGGTCATGAAGCACTTTCAATTGATGGCCATTGACGGAAAACAAACCACACATGAGGTTTTACTGGAAGCCTGTCAGTCATTGGCTCAAAAAGGGGCAATTACCACGCCTGAAACCATTGTCCGCAAGCTCAAACGACGGGAAAGCCAAGGTGGTTTAGGCATTCCAGGAACGACGTTAGCTTTATATCATGCAAGAAATGATGCAGTTGTCGAACCTTCTTTTACGATTTATGCATTGGAACATCCATTAACGGTGCAAGCCATGGATGGGAGCTCGCAGGCTGTTCACAGGGTATTGCTGCTATTATCACCTGATGACTTTTCAGAGACAGGGCTTGAGTTGCTCAGTTTAATCAGTGCATTAATGATTGAGAGTGAATCGATCACCAATGACTTTGAAACAGGTACTGAAAAGACCATTCATGATTTGTTATCGGGGCGATTTCGTCAGTATTTAATAGAAAGAATGCAATAA
- a CDS encoding FAD-binding oxidoreductase has translation MTVEVEALKSLLGGADQVKTGPSAIDEHGRDMTYHPLAEPEAVVFPQSTEDVAEVVKWAVGTATPIVPYGVGSSLEGHILPVEGGISVDFAEMNQVIDIRPDDFMVKVQPGVTRHQLNQSLKRYGLFFPVDPGADASLGGMAATNASGTNTVCYGGMRQNTLALKVVMADGRVIDVGSEALKTSAGYDLKDLIIGSEGTLGVITELTLKLTGIPEVTKAGKAVFSSVRDAGAAAENILKAGLPVSRMELVDEYTVAAVNEHSQTDYPEAPSLFLEFAGGEQAVNEQIDFAQDIMQSENLVSMQFEADEQARNELWRARHEAALAVVGLTPGKMLTSTDVAVPISELTEAIVTTRQLLDQHHYTQAALFGHVGDGNFHVVIGVDRDNLDEVAAYKEVNHQIVDYALSKGGTSTGEHGVGIGKREYLLKEHGQGVDVMKTIKQALDPKHLLNPGKIFLD, from the coding sequence ATGACTGTAGAAGTTGAAGCATTGAAAAGTCTATTAGGTGGTGCGGATCAAGTTAAAACGGGACCGTCGGCTATCGACGAACATGGTAGAGATATGACATATCATCCTTTAGCTGAGCCTGAAGCTGTTGTTTTTCCACAAAGTACTGAAGACGTGGCTGAAGTTGTTAAGTGGGCTGTGGGGACAGCGACCCCCATTGTGCCTTACGGTGTGGGAAGCAGCCTAGAAGGACATATTCTTCCCGTTGAGGGGGGAATTAGTGTCGATTTTGCAGAGATGAACCAAGTCATTGATATTCGTCCTGACGATTTTATGGTTAAAGTACAGCCAGGCGTCACACGTCATCAACTGAATCAATCATTAAAGAGATATGGCCTGTTTTTCCCGGTAGATCCAGGTGCTGATGCGAGTCTTGGTGGTATGGCAGCAACCAATGCAAGCGGAACTAATACGGTTTGTTACGGTGGCATGCGGCAAAATACGCTAGCCCTTAAAGTTGTAATGGCTGACGGTCGTGTGATTGATGTGGGTAGTGAGGCACTGAAAACATCGGCAGGCTACGATCTCAAAGATCTCATCATAGGCTCTGAGGGGACATTAGGAGTCATCACCGAGTTAACGTTGAAATTGACGGGGATTCCAGAAGTGACTAAAGCGGGTAAGGCTGTATTTTCATCTGTGAGAGACGCGGGGGCCGCCGCGGAAAATATTTTAAAAGCTGGCCTTCCGGTGAGTCGGATGGAACTCGTTGACGAGTATACGGTGGCCGCGGTTAATGAGCATAGTCAGACCGATTATCCTGAAGCCCCATCCTTGTTCTTGGAGTTTGCCGGGGGAGAACAAGCCGTTAACGAGCAAATTGATTTTGCACAAGACATTATGCAGTCGGAAAACCTTGTTTCTATGCAGTTTGAGGCAGATGAGCAAGCCCGCAACGAACTTTGGCGGGCTCGGCATGAGGCGGCGTTAGCCGTTGTCGGTTTGACTCCGGGCAAAATGCTGACCTCTACTGATGTTGCGGTTCCAATTTCAGAACTCACTGAAGCCATTGTTACAACAAGACAATTATTGGACCAGCATCATTATACACAAGCTGCTTTATTCGGGCATGTTGGTGACGGTAATTTTCACGTCGTCATCGGTGTTGACCGGGACAATCTTGATGAAGTGGCCGCCTACAAAGAAGTGAATCATCAAATCGTTGACTATGCGCTTAGTAAAGGGGGCACTTCTACGGGTGAACACGGTGTCGGAATTGGGAAACGGGAATATTTATTGAAGGAACACGGTCAAGGTGTTGATGTCATGAAGACGATTAAGCAAGCCTTGGATCCAAAGCATCTGCTTAATCCTGGTAAAATATTTTTAGATTAG
- a CDS encoding PTS mannitol transporter subunit IICB has product MSQETATAGTNSGSNKGVKAKVQRFGSYLSGMVMPNIGAFIAWGLITALFIPSGWFPNEHLAELVDPMINYLLPLLIGYTGGKIIHDVRGGVVGALATIGVVAGADMPMLLGGMIMGPLGGYVIKKFDDAIEGKIKQGLEMLVNNFSAGILGGILTILGFLAIGPVIEGLSAILEQGVQLILDAGLLPLASIFIEPAKVLFLNNAINHGVLVPIAAEQAAETGKSILYLLEPNPGPGLGILLAFWFAGKGSAKSSAPGAAFIHLIGGVHEIYFPYVLMKPALILSVILGGVSGVFTFSLFDAGLTAVPSPGSIIALLLMTPKGNFIGVIVGVIVSAVVSFVVSSFILKRSKDDDNEEDLSEATKKMEEMKGKESSVGDTLKQESSEVTADHIDKIVFACDAGMGSSAMGASLLKDKVKKAGLSVEVTNTAINQLPNDADLVVTHQDLTERAKEKLPDAQHVSVENFLSSPKYDELMEQLKKDEE; this is encoded by the coding sequence ATGTCACAAGAAACGGCAACCGCTGGGACGAACAGCGGAAGTAATAAAGGTGTCAAAGCCAAAGTGCAACGTTTTGGCAGTTACTTAAGTGGTATGGTGATGCCGAACATCGGTGCGTTTATTGCTTGGGGACTGATTACTGCCTTATTCATTCCAAGTGGATGGTTCCCTAATGAGCATCTGGCAGAATTGGTTGATCCAATGATCAATTATTTATTGCCTTTGTTAATTGGTTACACTGGCGGTAAAATCATTCACGATGTTAGAGGCGGCGTCGTCGGTGCCTTAGCCACCATTGGTGTGGTTGCTGGTGCGGATATGCCTATGCTCTTAGGCGGCATGATTATGGGGCCGCTTGGCGGTTATGTGATTAAGAAATTCGATGATGCGATCGAGGGTAAAATAAAACAAGGGTTAGAAATGCTCGTCAATAATTTTTCAGCTGGGATTCTCGGCGGAATTTTGACCATACTAGGTTTTCTAGCCATTGGGCCGGTTATTGAAGGCCTAAGTGCAATCTTAGAACAAGGGGTTCAACTCATTTTAGATGCTGGCTTATTACCACTTGCCAGTATATTTATTGAACCCGCGAAAGTCTTATTCTTAAATAATGCGATTAATCACGGTGTGTTAGTTCCGATTGCAGCTGAGCAAGCAGCAGAAACGGGTAAGTCTATCTTATATCTTTTAGAACCCAATCCAGGTCCCGGACTGGGCATTTTGCTTGCTTTTTGGTTTGCAGGGAAAGGATCTGCTAAATCTTCGGCACCGGGAGCAGCGTTCATTCACCTTATCGGTGGGGTTCATGAAATTTACTTCCCATACGTTTTGATGAAGCCTGCGTTGATTCTTTCAGTCATCTTGGGTGGTGTCAGCGGCGTATTTACCTTTAGTTTGTTTGATGCTGGTCTTACAGCTGTTCCATCGCCAGGGAGTATTATTGCATTATTGTTGATGACCCCTAAAGGCAATTTTATTGGGGTTATTGTGGGCGTCATTGTATCGGCGGTTGTTTCCTTTGTTGTCTCTAGCTTCATTTTAAAGAGGAGCAAAGATGACGATAATGAAGAAGATTTGTCTGAAGCAACGAAGAAAATGGAAGAAATGAAAGGCAAGGAAAGCAGTGTCGGCGATACCCTTAAGCAGGAGTCATCCGAAGTTACCGCGGATCACATTGATAAAATTGTGTTTGCTTGTGACGCCGGTATGGGTTCGAGTGCCATGGGCGCATCGCTTCTAAAAGACAAGGTGAAAAAAGCCGGGCTTTCAGTTGAAGTAACAAATACAGCCATTAACCAGCTGCCAAATGATGCTGATTTGGTTGTGACGCATCAAGATCTAACGGAGCGTGCCAAAGAAAAGTTACCAGATGCGCAACATGTATCTGTAGAAAACTTCTTAAGTAGTCCAAAATATGATGAATTGATGGAACAATTAAAGAAGGATGAGGAATAA